Proteins from a single region of Gossypium arboreum isolate Shixiya-1 chromosome 1, ASM2569848v2, whole genome shotgun sequence:
- the LOC108481019 gene encoding uncharacterized protein LOC108481019 has product MEVPFFPTLFSCIKDLVVQQALFSTLEDWLVKHPKILQFSWESGQTPASSHRFLTLTVLSYISFTFVLSQLSRPSLSRPLLKSIAAVHNIFLLTLSFIMALGCLVSIFSQVPNFNTLVCFPRGTSPSGPLFFWAYIFYLSKIVEFMDTLLIILSGSMKRLSFLHVYHHSMVVIMCYICLDSAQSSVPMVLVTNCVVHVVMYTYYLLCTLGMHPKWKKMVTDFQLVQFWLSFLIMAMLVFYHFTASGCSGILSWCFNAAFIASLLYLFSDFHAKSYSTNAKVFKGN; this is encoded by the coding sequence ATGGAAGTCCCCTTTTTCCCAACCCTTTTCTCCTGTATCAAAGACTTGGTGGTGCAACAAGCCTTGTTCTCAACCTTGGAGGATTGGCTAGTGAAGCATCCCAAAATCCTCCAGTTTTCATGGGAAAGTGGCCAAACACCAGCCTCCTCTCACCGCTTCCTCACCCTCACTGTCTTGTCTTACATCTCTTTCACCTTCGTTCTCTCCCAACTATCTCGCCCATCACTTTCACgtccactcctcaaatcaatcGCAGCCGTCCACAACATCTTCCTCCTTACCCTTTCTTTCATCATGGCCCTGGGTTGCCTCGTTTCCATCTTCTCCCAGGTGCCTAACTTCAACACCCTCGTTTGCTTCCCCAGGGGTACATCCCCATCGGGCCCTCTCTTTTTCTGGGCATACATCTTCTACCTCTCCAAGATTGTTGAATTCATGGACACCCTTTTGATCATCCTCAGCGGATCCATGAAGAGGCTATCCTTCCTTCACGTTTACCATCACTCCATGGTGGTCATCATGTGTTATATTTGCTTAGACAGTGCTCAGTCCTCCGTACCCATGGTGCTGGTCACCAACTGCGTGGTGCATGTCGTAATGTACACCTATTACCTGTTGTGCACCCTGGGGATGCACCCTAAGTGGAAAAAAATGGTGACGGATTTTCAACTAGTGCAGTTCTGGTTAAGCTTTTTGATCATGGCCATGCTTGTGTTCTACCACTTCACAGCTTCTGGCTGCTCTGGGATTCTGAGTTGGTGTTTCAATGCAGCCTTCATCGCCTCTCTTCTCTACTTGTTCTCAGACTTTCATGCCAAGAGTTACTCCACCAATGCCAAGGTCTTCAAGGGtaactaa
- the LOC108481974 gene encoding uncharacterized protein LOC108481974 translates to MEALLSEFTFLSDQALQDKNFDPSTIEDLMKLFEIESYKAWAAMELEQEEEVKEAETSMQQAEGYLDSVMEAAMDEFRRLEEEMERMAKAELKDLEDTADKARKMGNLMEKAAAIASKKYVEAALNSATASMKSAWKGLSSKKVHPS, encoded by the coding sequence atggaaGCTCTACTCTCTGAATTCACCTTCCTCTCAGATCAAGCATTACAAGACAAGAACTTTGATCCATCCACCATAGAAGACCTAATGAAGCTGTTTGAGATTGAATCATACAAGGCATGGGCAGCTATGGAGCTTGAACAAGAAGAGGAAGTGAAAGAAGCTGAAACAAGCATGCAGCAAGCTGAGGGTTATCTTGACTCAGTCATGGAAGCTGCGATGGATGAGTTTAGGCGGTTGGAGGAGGAAATGGAACGCATGGCAAAGGCTGAACTGAAGGACCTGGAAGACACAGCAGACAAGGCTAGAAAAATGGGAAACCTGATGGAAAAAGCTGCCGCTATCGCCTCCAAAAAGTACGTTGAGGCTGCACTTAATTCTGCTACTGCTTCTATGAAATCTGCTTGGAAAGGACTTTCTTCTAAAAAGGTTCATCCTTCATGA
- the LOC108482120 gene encoding uncharacterized protein LOC108482120: MHPPLTLHRHPMCAEIIEEFQKCHLEHPIAKFFGECTELKIKLDRCFRQEKALKRKANFEQSKKLKERLQALRKETAESDS, from the exons ATGCACCCTCCTCTTACTTTACACAGGCATCCAATGTGTGCTGAA ATCATCGAGGAGTTCCAAAAGTGTCATTTAGAGCATCCAATAGCTAAATTCTTCGGTGAATGTACAGAATTAAAGATAAAGCTCGATCGCTGTTTCCGACAGGAA AAAGCTTTGAAGAGGAAGGCCAATTTTGAACAGAGTAAGAAACTGAAAGAAAGACTTCAGGCGTTAAGGAAGGAAACTGCTGAAAGCGATTCATGA
- the LOC108480265 gene encoding uncharacterized protein LOC108480265 encodes MEDHTFVVGQEFPDVKAFRNAIKEAAIAQHFELRVIKSDLVRYFAKCATEGCPWRIRAVKLPNSPTFTIRSLEGTHTCGKNAQNGHHQASVDWIVSFIEERLRDNINYKPKDILHDIHKQYGIIIPYKQAWRAKERGLAAIYGSSEEGYCMLPTFCEEIKKTNPGSIAELFTTGADNRFQRLFVSFHASICGFLSGCLPIVGLGGIQLKSKYLGTLLSATAFDADGGLFPLAFGVVDTENDDSWIWFLSELHKALEMNSEKMPQLTFLSDGQKGTLDAIRRKFPNSCHAFCMSYLSESISKEFKNSRLFHLLWKAAYATTTTVFKEKMAEIEEASPEAAKWIQQFPPSRWALLYFEGTRYGHLSSNIEEFNRWILDALELPIIQVVEQIHNKLMSEFEDRRTRSHSWFSVLAPSAETRMQEVISRASTYQVLRSDEVEFEVISAERSDIVNIGKHSCSCRDWQLYGIPCAHAAAAIMSCRKDVYAFAEKCFTVASYHEAYSEEIYPIPQKIDWNKFDEAPSTLNEDAQVVRPPKFRRPPGRPEKKRICVGELNREKHTVHCSRCNQTGHYKTTCKADIMKVIDSSLVGSNFVLK; translated from the coding sequence ATGGAAGACCACACTTTTGTTGTTGGTCAGGAGTTCCCTGATGTCAAGGCCTTCCGTAATGCTATTAAGGAAGCTGCCATTGCACAGCACTTTGAGCTGCGTGTTATAAAGAGTGACCTTGTCCGTTACTTTGCCAAGTGCGCCACAGAAGGATGTCCATGGCGTATTCGTGCAGTTAAGCTTCCCAATTCTCCAACTTTCACAATTAGAAGTCTTGAAGGAACACATACTTGTGGGAAAAATGCACAAAATGGGCACCATCAAGCTTCTGTGGATTGGATTGTGAGTTTTATAGAGGAACGACTACGGGATAACATCAATTACAAACCAAAGGATATATTGCATGACATTCATAAACAATATGGGATCATCATACCATACAAGCAAGCTTGGCGTGCAAAGGAACGGGGACTTGCTGCTATTTATGGCTCTTCAGAAGAAGGATACTGCATGCTTCCCACATTTTGTGaggaaataaagaaaacaaaccCTGGAAGTATTGCAGAGTTATTCACCACTGGTGCAGATAACCGTTTCCAGCGGCTATTTGTTTCCTTTCATGCATCCATATGTGGATTCTTGAGTGGATGCTTGCCTATTGTTGGGCTTGGTGGAATCCAGCTTAAAAGCAAATACCTCGGTACTTTGCTTTCAGCAACTGCTTTTGATGCTGATGGTGGTTTATTTCCTCTTGCATTTGGCGTTGTTGATACAGAAAATGATGATAGCTGGATCTGGTTCTTATCAGAGTTGCATAAGGCTTTGGAGATGAATTCTGAGAAAATGCCACAGCTCACTTTTCTATCAGATGGTCAAAAAGGCACTTTAGATGCAATAAGGAGAAAGTTCCCAAattcttgtcatgccttttgcATGAGCTATCTTAGTGAAAGCATTAGCAAAGAGTTCAAGAACTCAAGGCTTTTCCATCTTCTCTGGAAAGCTGCATATGCTACAACTACGACTGTTTTTAAAGAGAAAATGGCTGAAATAGAGGAGGCTTCTCCTGAAGCTGCAAAGTGGATACAGCAATTTCCTCCTTCCCGCTGGGCATTGTTGTATTTCGAAGGGACACGTTATGGGCACCTCTCATCAAACATTGAGGAATTTAATCGTTGGATTCTTGATGCTTTAGAGTTACCCATAATACAGGTGGTTGAGCAAATTCACAACAAATTGATGTCTGAGTTTGAGGACCGTCGAACTAGAAGTCATTCTTGGTTTTCTGTACTAGCCCCTAGTGCTGAGACACGCATGCAAGAAGTTATCAGCCGTGCATCAACATATCAAGTTCTGCGGTCAGATGAAGTAGAATTTGAGGTTATATCAGCTGAACGATCAGACATTGTGAATATTGGGAAACACTCTTGTTCATGTCGTGATTGGCAACTTTATGGAATACCTTGTGCACATGCTGCGGCAGCAATCATGTCATGTCGAAAAGATGTATATGCTTTCGCAGAGAAATGCTTTACAGTTGCCAGTTATCATGAGGCATATTCAGAAGAGATATACCCCATTCCTCAGAAGATTGACTGGAACAAGTTCGATGAGGCGCCTAGTACTTTGAATGAGGATGCTCAAGTCGTGCGACCGCCCAAGTTTCGTCGGCCTCCAGGACGCCCTGAAAAGAAACGGATATGCGTAGGGGAGCTTAATCGTGAGAAACACACGGTGCATTGTAGCAGATGTAACCAGACCGGTCACTATAAAACAACTTGCAAAGCAGATATTATGAAGGTTATTGATTCTAGCCTTGTAGGATCTAATTTTGTACTTAAGTAG